In Cherax quadricarinatus isolate ZL_2023a chromosome 71, ASM3850222v1, whole genome shotgun sequence, one DNA window encodes the following:
- the LOC138854833 gene encoding proline dehydrogenase 1, mitochondrial-like has protein sequence MEQERARAVALGYEDPINPTFEATTEMYHECLNECLRRIKFNKSIGETQKIAIMIASHNEDTVRYTVNKMSEFGIHPLDRVLCFGQLLGMCDHISLPLGKSSVSFVYD, from the exons GAACGTGCCCGTGCTGTTGCACTTGGTTATGAAGACCCAATTAATCCTACCTTTGAAGCCACTACAGAGATGTACCACGAATGTCTTAATGAGTGCCTTCGACGAATTAAATTCAACAAATCGATAGGAGAAACACAAAAG ATTGCCATCATGATAGCATCCCACAATGAAGACACTGTTCGGTACACTGTCAACAAGATGTCTGAATTTGGAATCCATCCCCTTGACAGAGTTTTGTGTTTTGGCCAGTTGCTGGGTATGTGTGATCACATCTCCTTGCCTCTGGGTAAGTCTTCAGTTTCTTTTGTTTAT GATTGA